A single genomic interval of Nocardioides palaemonis harbors:
- a CDS encoding type II secretion system F family protein, giving the protein MILWIGAGLIFSALVLSMAMIGVVSKERRGVARSIAAIQAMSQTTPDMLRTELERPFAERVLGPLGDQLVGTGRKLVRADTAHKLEYRLNVAGNPPGWDANRLIGLKVLGLAAFGGLGFLYIAGMGWPFPRVVIATVLVAAFGYVLPNVLLYNAGQKREKLMRNALPDALDLLTVSVEAGLGFDAAVDRVARNTEGPLAAEFARLLQEMNIGVGRTDAMRAMAERTSLDDLKSFCLAMVQADSLGIPIGRVLRIQSGEMRTKRRQRAEEKAQQVPVRMMIPLVLFILPCLFLVIMGPAAIQIADTFK; this is encoded by the coding sequence GTGATCCTCTGGATCGGAGCCGGGCTGATCTTCTCGGCACTCGTCCTGTCCATGGCCATGATCGGCGTGGTCAGCAAGGAACGTCGCGGCGTCGCCCGGTCGATCGCCGCCATCCAGGCGATGAGCCAGACCACCCCCGACATGCTGCGCACCGAGCTCGAGCGGCCCTTCGCCGAGCGCGTGCTCGGGCCGCTGGGCGACCAGCTCGTCGGGACCGGCCGCAAGCTGGTGCGCGCCGACACCGCCCACAAGCTGGAGTACCGCCTCAACGTCGCCGGCAACCCGCCCGGCTGGGACGCGAACCGGCTGATCGGCCTTAAGGTCCTCGGCCTGGCCGCGTTCGGTGGCCTCGGCTTCCTCTACATCGCCGGCATGGGCTGGCCGTTCCCCCGGGTCGTGATCGCCACGGTGCTGGTGGCCGCGTTCGGCTACGTCCTGCCCAACGTGCTGCTCTACAACGCCGGGCAGAAGCGCGAGAAGCTGATGCGCAACGCGCTGCCCGACGCCCTCGACCTCCTGACGGTCTCGGTCGAGGCCGGCCTCGGCTTCGACGCCGCGGTCGACCGCGTGGCCCGCAACACCGAGGGCCCGCTGGCCGCGGAGTTCGCCCGCCTGCTGCAGGAGATGAACATCGGCGTCGGCCGGACCGACGCGATGCGCGCGATGGCCGAGCGCACGTCGCTCGACGACCTGAAGTCCTTCTGCCTGGCGATGGTGCAGGCCGACAGCCTCGGCATCCCGATCGGACGGGTCCTGCGGATCCAGAGCGGCGAGATGCGCACGAAGCGCCGCCAGCGGGCCGAGGAGAAGGCCCAGCAGGTGCCGGTGCGGATGATGATCCCGCTCGTGCTGTTCATCCTCCCGTGCCTCTTCCTCGTGATCATGGGTCCGGCCGCCATCCAGATCGCCGACACGTTCAAATAG
- a CDS encoding type II secretion system F family protein, which produces MRPTTRGVAGALAAALLALATGAPALADDEVTIDHVETDRGTVNLLVSTDGVPDGTTVDPDQVYVELNGGAVESTAKLVDAGDIDRSTVIVLDASKSMRGQGKFDAATTAINAFLDSAPDDVAIGLVAFAGKVTTTVAPTIDHGDVREALGKLSLAPGTSVYDGIEEGVKLLTGEGSRNLLVLSDGADTGSATTLEVATNDATNADVVVDVVSLVQGEAADALASVATETGGSVIPADPAALTTVFNERAAALDQQLLVTFTAPYGSGEDANIDVVVDAGGTQYHDTAFATLGPGFEAPDVVTSGKALIGDSGMLLGAGALAIGMFGLLAIGLLGAGDNRSQSVRQLEAYFNGTTGAAAKKQRKSASSDLKGSAVSIANRVVSQDMETRISQRLSGAGSPLTASEWVLVHVGFAFGAGVVGFFMGGLGMSLLFLLLGAVLPWLYLKFKHGRRLSAFNAQLAQTLGLMAGGLQAGLSLPQAVDTVVKEGHEPMAGELRRALVEQRLGVDITEALEGVGERMESDDFSWVVMAIRIQREVGGNLAEILHTVADTLREREYLRRQVKALSAEGRLSGYILTGLPPLIFFYMTFANPDYVRLLYTTVPGYIILGMALFLLGLGSFAMAKLATVEV; this is translated from the coding sequence ATGAGGCCAACGACCCGCGGCGTGGCCGGCGCACTCGCCGCGGCGCTGCTCGCGCTGGCGACCGGCGCCCCCGCGCTGGCCGACGACGAGGTCACCATCGACCACGTCGAGACCGACCGGGGCACCGTCAACCTGCTGGTGTCGACCGACGGCGTGCCCGACGGCACCACGGTGGACCCGGACCAGGTCTACGTCGAGCTCAACGGCGGCGCGGTGGAGTCCACCGCCAAGCTCGTCGACGCCGGCGACATCGACCGGTCCACGGTGATCGTCCTCGACGCGAGCAAGAGCATGCGCGGCCAGGGCAAGTTCGATGCCGCGACCACCGCGATCAACGCCTTCCTCGACAGCGCACCCGACGACGTGGCCATCGGTCTCGTCGCCTTCGCCGGCAAGGTCACCACGACCGTCGCGCCGACCATCGACCACGGCGACGTCCGCGAGGCGCTCGGCAAGCTGTCGCTCGCCCCCGGCACCAGTGTCTACGACGGCATCGAGGAGGGCGTGAAGCTCCTCACCGGCGAGGGCTCGCGCAACCTCCTCGTGCTGTCCGACGGCGCCGACACCGGCAGCGCCACGACCCTCGAGGTGGCCACCAACGACGCCACGAACGCCGACGTGGTCGTCGACGTGGTCTCGCTGGTCCAGGGCGAGGCGGCCGACGCGCTCGCCTCGGTCGCCACGGAGACCGGCGGCTCGGTCATCCCGGCCGACCCCGCCGCCCTCACGACGGTGTTCAACGAGCGGGCCGCGGCCCTCGACCAGCAGCTGCTGGTGACCTTCACGGCGCCCTACGGCAGCGGCGAGGACGCCAACATCGACGTCGTGGTCGACGCCGGCGGCACCCAGTACCACGACACCGCGTTCGCCACCCTCGGCCCCGGCTTCGAGGCCCCCGACGTCGTCACCTCCGGCAAGGCGCTGATCGGCGACTCCGGCATGCTGCTCGGCGCCGGCGCGCTCGCGATCGGCATGTTCGGGCTGCTCGCGATCGGGCTGCTCGGCGCCGGCGACAACCGGTCGCAGTCCGTGCGGCAGCTCGAGGCGTACTTCAACGGCACCACCGGCGCCGCCGCGAAGAAGCAGCGCAAGTCGGCCTCGAGCGACCTCAAGGGCTCGGCGGTGTCGATCGCCAACCGCGTCGTCTCCCAGGACATGGAGACCCGCATCTCCCAGCGGCTCTCCGGCGCCGGCTCCCCGCTGACCGCGTCCGAGTGGGTGCTGGTCCACGTCGGCTTCGCGTTCGGGGCCGGGGTGGTCGGCTTCTTCATGGGCGGCCTGGGGATGAGCCTGCTGTTCCTGCTCCTCGGTGCGGTGCTGCCGTGGCTCTACCTGAAGTTCAAGCACGGTCGCCGCCTCAGTGCGTTCAACGCCCAGCTCGCGCAGACCCTCGGCCTGATGGCCGGCGGCCTCCAGGCCGGCCTGTCGCTCCCCCAGGCGGTCGACACCGTCGTCAAGGAGGGCCACGAGCCGATGGCCGGCGAGCTGCGCCGCGCCCTCGTCGAGCAGCGCCTCGGCGTCGACATCACCGAGGCGCTCGAGGGCGTCGGCGAGCGGATGGAGAGCGACGACTTCAGCTGGGTCGTCATGGCCATCCGCATCCAGCGCGAGGTCGGTGGCAACCTGGCCGAGATCCTGCACACGGTCGCCGACACGCTCCGCGAGCGCGAGTACCTGCGCCGCCAGGTCAAGGCGCTCAGCGCCGAGGGACGGCTCTCCGGCTACATCCTGACCGGCCTGCCGCCGCTGATCTTCTTCTACATGACGTTCGCCAACCCCGACTACGTGCGCCTGCTCTACACGACGGTTCCGGGCTACATCATCCTGGGCATGGCACTGTTCCTCCTGGGACTTGGTTCATTCGCGATGGCGAAGCTCGCCACGGTGGAGGTGTGA